The Christiangramia forsetii KT0803 DNA segment AGATGCTCAAAATACCTGGGCTGCAAAACAGGCCTATATTGCTCTAGGTAATTTATTATCAGCTGCAGCCAGTCAGAAAATCGACGCCTGCCCCATGGAAGGTTTTGATGCCGCTAAATTCGACGAAATTTTAGGATTAAAAGACAGAAATTTAACCACGGCTGTGATTGCACCTATTGGTTACAGAAGCGAAGATGATCAATATCAGCATTTAACCAAAGTAAGAAAATCAAAATCTGACCTTATTGAAATTATTTAATAATAAAAATTAGAAATCATGAAAAATAGAATCTTAAAAGGCGGAATCGCCACAGTTATTGTACTAGCAACAGTTGGTTTTGCCAATATAAAGAAAGAAGTAAAAGTGGAGTCCAGTACAATTACCTGGACTGGAGAAAAAGTGACTGGTTCTCATAACGGAACTATAGATCTTGAGAGCGGACATCTAATGATGGAAGACGAAAAGATCGTTGGTGGTGAATTTGTAATGGACATGAGCTCGATCACTGTTACAGACCTAACCGGTGAGAACAAAGGAAAATTAGAGGGACATTTAAAGTCTGAAGATTTCTTCGGAGTTGAAAAACATCCAACTGCAAAACTGGTAATCACTAGTGCTGCTGAGAAAGGAAATGGAAAATATGGAGTGGTTGGAGATCTTACTATTAAAAATGAAACCCACCCAATCACTTTTGATCTGGAAATGAACGGAGAGTCTGCCTCTACACAATTAACGATAGACAGATCAAAATACAATGTAAGATATGGCTCTGGAAGTTTCTTTGATAATCTTGGGGACAAAACAATTTATGACAATTTTGAGCTTGATATAAATCTAAAATTCTAAGAATTAAAATCCTGAAATTAATCTTTCAGGATTTTATTTTAAAAAATATTTGTTTAGAAAAATTTCATCTCTATCTTTGAAGTCATGTTTAAAATGAAAAAAAATAACTGGTGGTGGAATAACTTACGTCAAACTTCGTGAGCTAAACTGCTATTTTCAATATAGAAATTAAAAAGGCTTGTTTCACGACAAGCCTTTTTTTATTGCATAAAATCGACTTTACATGTTTAAATTAAATACAAAATACAAGAAGATCCTTGCCGACACTATCACTCCGGTTAGCATCTACCTGAAATTGCGCGATAAATACCCTAATAGCCTGTTGCTTGAGAGTAGTGATTATCACGCCAGTGACAATAGTTTCTCTTATATCTGTTGTAACCCCATCGCTTCATTTAAAATTGAAAATGATGTAATTACTACTACTTTTCCAGATGGAAACAGAGAAATTTTAAATATTGACAAGCAAGTTTCTGTTCCTCAGGAAATTCAGAAATTTTCGAAAAAATTTAAAGCAGATTCTTCCGAATTTAAGTTTATTAATAATGGTCTTTTTGGATATATCGCCTATGATTCGGTTCGTTATTTTGAGAATGTAGATGTAACCAGAAAAGAGAAAGATCTTCAGATCCCTGATATCTATTACGCAGTGTATCAAAATATCATTGCTATCAATCATTTTAAGAATGAGGCGTATATTTTTGATCACTCGTATAATTCT contains these protein-coding regions:
- a CDS encoding YceI family protein — translated: MKNRILKGGIATVIVLATVGFANIKKEVKVESSTITWTGEKVTGSHNGTIDLESGHLMMEDEKIVGGEFVMDMSSITVTDLTGENKGKLEGHLKSEDFFGVEKHPTAKLVITSAAEKGNGKYGVVGDLTIKNETHPITFDLEMNGESASTQLTIDRSKYNVRYGSGSFFDNLGDKTIYDNFELDINLKF